The Endomicrobiales bacterium genome contains the following window.
TGAAGCAACTATTATATACCAGCGGTGCTTTAGGCACCATGCAAGCAGTATGCCGTATTTATTACGCAAAAAGTTCATAATATTATCCACCACTTTGCCCATGCCGGTCGTGTGGCCAATTGAAAGAAACTGCGCGCCAAACATGGGTGTCAAAGTTAACGCGCCGAGAAGAGATATCGCAACAGCTACCGAAATAGTTACACCAAACTGAAAAAAATACCTTCCAATAACACCACTCATAAAAATAACCGGAACAAAAATAGCAAGAATAGCAACAGATGCCGCTATTGCCGCAAATGTTATCTCACGGGCACCTTTTATGGCAGCTTTAACGCGCGTTTCCCCTAACTCCCGATGACGCACAATATTTTCAAGCATCATAATAGCGTCGTCCACCACAATACCTACAACCAGCGAGAGTCCGAGAAGTGTGAATGTGTTTAGAGTAAACCCCATAACATAAATTACAAAGAAAGACCCGCACAGCGACATTGGTATGGTTAAAAACACATTCAAAGCCGAACTAAAAGATCCGAGAAAAAACCAGCAAACCAAACCCGTAAGCAGCACGGAGAGTATCAGCACAAAATACATTTCACGCATAGATTCTTCAATGAACTTTGTAGAATCATAGCGAACATCCAAATTCATTCCCGAAGGGACATATTTTTTTATAGCTTCCATTTTTGCCCTTACAGCTTTGGCAATTTGAACTGAGTTTGTTCCCCTTTGCTTGCGTATACCTATGCTGACCGCGCTAACACCATCGGCCCGCGAAATGCGGCGGACATCTTCTGTCCCATCCTCAACAACAGCCACATCGCCGATGTGAAAAGTTTTCCATAATGGCGAACCTTTGCGCGCCGGAATTACTATTGAAGTAAATTCTTTAACAGTTTCCGCTTCGCCTGCCACGCGAATGTTCATTTCATTTTTTCCGGTACTTATATATCCCGCAGGTACCTCGGAATGCTCGCTTGATATGGCAGAAACAACATCATCCACTGTCAATTCTTTTTCGCGCATTTTACCTGCATCCAGCCATACACGCAAATTCGGCTCCATAAAACCGCCAAGCGATACCTCGCCTACGCCGTCAATGGTGGAAAACTGGTCTTTTAATACTTTACTGGTGTATTGCATCATATCTTTCATCGGCCTGTTGCCGGAAAGTGTTATCCACATTATCGGTTGGTCTTCCGGATTTGTTTTAGATATAAAAGGCGGGTCAATATCGCTAGGTAGGTCATGCTGGGCACGGGCAATGCGGCTTTGTATTTCCTGGAGTGCGACATCAATATTTTTACTTATGTCAAACTGAACAGTTACATTAGAGTGGCCTTTTTGAGAGTGGAAGTTACTTCTTTAACACCTTGCACACCCAAAACGGCTTCTTCAAGCGGGTCAGTAATTTCGGTTTCCACCACTTCAGGCGCCGGCACCTTCCCAATTAACAGAAATATTAACCACCGGAAAATCAACATCCGGCAGCTGGCTTAGGCCAAGACGCCAAAAAGCAAGAATTCCGAAAGCCACCATGCCTATCAGCAACATCCACGCAAAAACCGGGTTCTTTATAGAAATATCCGATAAAGACATAATTTTCCTTTTTGTTTTTATTTTAACATAGGAGATTTAAAACCAAAAACTTACTAACTACATTCTCTACGTTATAATTTTCTTAAACTTTATTTTATTCCTGATGCTATCTCAAGTATCGCCTTATCCAATTTTGCTTGTATCAACATACGGTCAAAATTTCTTTTAGCATCCAGCATTGTTATCATTGATTGTATAACATCCATATTATTTACAAGCCCGTAACGGTAATCTTTTAATTGCATCTGGTAACTTTCGCTCGCTTTATTATAAGCAACCGTGTAGGCCGCCGCCTGTTTAATGGAAAAAATAGCCGACCGGTAAAGTTTTCTTATTTCAGTTTCTGACTCCCGAACTACTCTGGAAAGTTTAGCTTCATATTCCCTTAAGCGTGAAAGCTCTTCGTTTACTTTTCCAATAGCCGCCCCGCCTTGAAATAAAGGCATATCCAGCGTAAAAAGTGTGTCCCATTTGCTATCTGTTAACGAGGCGCTGCGCTGAGTGTACCATGCCCCTTCAAGGTTTAGTGACGGCAAAAGCATACTGCGGGCCGCAATTATCCTAAAGCGCTGAGATATCACATTCTTTTTCTCCGCTTCAATAACAGGCCTGTTTTTAGCGCTTTCAAGGTATTTCTCCAGCAATTCCGTACCAGCAATGTCGGGTGTATTGTCAGTTACTACGAGATTTTCAGAATCAAAACCTGTTAGATATGCCAATGTCTCGGCCGCTTTCGCGCGTTCTCCTTGTGATTTTTCTTCCTGAGCAATAAGCGTAGCGAGCTGAGACTCCACCACCAGCACTTCGCTATCTCTGGATTTTCCAAGACGCACTCTTTCATTAAGTTCATTGAGCCTTTCTTGCATTAATTGTTCAGTGTTTTTAATATTTGCTATGTCCGCATCTACCTGCGCGAGAGAATAAAATGCCAAGGTT
Protein-coding sequences here:
- a CDS encoding TolC family protein; translation: MRVQCKHVVSISAILLSVILFHLSMGYAQESNAAVTLDKCILAAQNKGEVLMISREIQAQAAEQVKQARGGFLPAVKFKYQKTYRDTAGGEYTTNFDDSKIALSQPLFSGFGKKANYDLSKNELQKQKFNYDSVERILNSEVTLAFYSLAQVDADIANIKNTEQLMQERLNELNERVRLGKSRDSEVLVVESQLATLIAQEEKSQGERAKAAETLAYLTGFDSENLVVTDNTPDIAGTELLEKYLESAKNRPVIEAEKKNVISQRFRIIAARSMLLPSLNLEGAWYTQRSASLTDSKWDTLFTLDMPLFQGGAAIGKVNEELSRLREYEAKLSRVVRESETEIRKLYRSAIFSIKQAAAYTVAYNKASESYQMQLKDYRYGLVNNMDVIQSMITMLDAKRNFDRMLIQAKLDKAILEIASGIK